In Cyprinus carpio isolate SPL01 chromosome B7, ASM1834038v1, whole genome shotgun sequence, a genomic segment contains:
- the ggh gene encoding gamma-glutamyl hydrolase, producing MIHLYLACLFTFSNAVFAYHIGTPIKTNERPIIGVLAQEVYDPPPHRNSYIAASYVKFLESAGARVVPLMINKSDDEYRRLFKSINGVLFPGGGVSLESSGYSKAAGIFYRLALEANSNGDYFPVWGTCLGFELLTLLTSGKLLLSHTNTSGIALPLNFTDDVRDSRLFKDFPEDLMKSLETEPLTENSHQWSLTTENFTKSETLKKFYRVLSTNTDGQNEFVSTMEAYDFPIYATQWHPEKNAFEWTRPYIPHTPSAIKTTFYMAYFFVNEARKSFHSFPSTEEEENALIYNYKPEYTGPQSAFEQIYFFD from the exons ATGATTCACCTCTACCTTGCCTgcctttttacattttcaaatgccGTGTTTGCTTACCATATCGGAAcaccaataaaaacaaatgaaaggcCAATAATTG GTGTTCTTGCCCAGGAAGTGTATGACCCGCCGCCTCATAGAAACTCGTATATCGCGGCGTCCTACGTTAAGTTTCTGGAATCTGCTGGCGCTCGTGTTGTGCCTCTGAT gaTAAATAAGTCTGATGATGAGTACAGAAGGCTCTTCAAATCCATAAATGG AGTCCTTTTTCCTGGAGGTGGAGTCAGTTTAGAATCATCTGGCTATTCCAAAGCAGCTGGCATCTTCTACAGGCTTGCTCTTGAG GCCAATTCAAATGGTGATTATTTCCCTGTATGGGGAACCTGTTTAGGATTTGAACTTCTCACTTTGTTAACAAGTGGGAAGTTGCTGTTGTCCCACACCAACACCAGTGGTATTGCCTTGCCACTGAACTTCACAGATG ATGTAAGAGACAGTAGACTGTTCAAAGATTTTCCTGAAGACCTTATGAAATCACTGGAAACAGAACCCCTCACAGAGAACTCTCATCAGTGGAGTCTTACTACAGAG AACTTTACCAAGAGTGAGACCCTGAAAAAGTTCTACAGAGTTTTGAGTACCAACACAGATGGACAAAATGAGTTTGTGTCCACAATGGAAG CATATGATTTCCCTATCTACGCTACTCAATGGCATCCAGAGAAAAATGCTTTTGAGTGGACCCGGCCCTATATTCCCCACACACCTTCAGCCATTAAGACAACATTCTACATGGCTTACTTTTTTGTGAATGAAG CGAGGAAAAGTTTTCACAGCTTTCCTAGTACAGAGGAAGAGGAAAACGCTTTGATCTATAACTACAAACCTGAATACACTGGACCTCAAAGTGCATTTGAACAGATCTATTTTTTTGATTAG